A region from the Streptosporangium sp. NBC_01756 genome encodes:
- a CDS encoding sensor histidine kinase: MTPLRPAPSVTRGLPASPLRLAIVAVSVGAFALTVAGIVITGGLPSSWVSDPPATPDHAAGLAFPLVGAFLLVHRPRSAAAWVMYVGGIGCALNIFGSAMMLRAGADGALATAGHYRYVGGLGWIVGGTLLAIMLPLYSPDGRLPSRRWRPMVAAAALVMVAEAARLVVRPTPPAENYPLPRIIPNPLAIEALSPYHTTIQDSLALLINVLAVLSLLSLALRAHRADPTTRRQIAWPLTSFALYIVCLLAGESWWLAGTIATGLIPVAIAFSMLRYRLYGIDTVVSRAFVAAGLIAAVSAIYFGAGALAGLTLSGYDRIGGLTAALFAGAVFHPLRRLLRRWVDRLMYGTHGDPRALAARLAQEVGEAEPANALAATAAVIREGLGLTGVAVEVNDPGTRRVEIGLLGPAPRAVPLIRHGEPVGRLLLGSPGPRRFAAAHNDRLIAVVTPYMADVVHAVRMTADLQRSRERILTAREEERRRLRRDLHDGLGHALTDMAMSINMARINLRSAPASADRLLTELRTGMDAVGQEIRELVYGLRPPTLDELGLAEAVRALAVEGEPQVAVETEGDLSDLPAAAEVAAYRIAQEGLTNIRKHARARSATVSLRRGESLVVRVQDDGHGLRTGSRSGVGLLSMRERAAELGGTCVIGEAPGGGTLVEAVLPIPAGRI; this comes from the coding sequence ATGACCCCCCTGCGCCCGGCCCCGAGCGTCACACGTGGCCTGCCGGCCTCCCCGCTGCGCCTGGCGATCGTCGCCGTGTCCGTCGGCGCGTTCGCGCTCACCGTGGCCGGGATCGTCATCACCGGCGGCCTGCCGTCCAGCTGGGTCTCCGACCCGCCCGCGACCCCCGATCACGCCGCCGGCCTGGCCTTCCCGCTGGTGGGCGCCTTCCTGCTGGTGCACCGCCCGCGTTCGGCCGCCGCCTGGGTGATGTACGTCGGCGGGATCGGCTGCGCCCTCAACATCTTCGGCTCCGCCATGATGCTCCGCGCCGGCGCCGACGGCGCGCTGGCGACGGCCGGCCACTACCGCTACGTCGGCGGACTCGGCTGGATCGTGGGCGGCACCCTGCTGGCGATCATGCTCCCGCTGTACTCCCCCGACGGGCGGCTGCCCTCCCGGCGCTGGCGGCCGATGGTGGCCGCGGCGGCCCTGGTCATGGTGGCCGAGGCGGCCCGGCTCGTCGTGCGCCCGACACCGCCCGCCGAGAACTACCCGCTGCCCCGGATCATCCCCAACCCACTCGCGATCGAGGCGCTCAGCCCCTACCACACCACGATCCAGGACTCCCTGGCACTGCTGATCAATGTTCTCGCGGTCCTGTCGCTGCTCTCCCTGGCCCTGCGCGCCCACCGGGCCGACCCCACCACCCGCCGCCAGATCGCCTGGCCGCTGACCTCGTTCGCCCTCTACATCGTCTGCCTGCTGGCCGGGGAGAGCTGGTGGCTGGCGGGCACGATCGCGACCGGGCTGATCCCCGTCGCCATCGCCTTCTCGATGCTGCGCTACCGGCTGTACGGCATCGACACCGTGGTCAGCCGGGCCTTCGTGGCCGCCGGGCTGATCGCCGCGGTCAGCGCGATCTACTTCGGGGCCGGTGCGCTCGCCGGGTTGACCCTGTCCGGATACGACCGGATCGGCGGCCTGACGGCGGCGCTGTTCGCCGGGGCGGTCTTCCACCCGCTGCGCCGGCTGCTGCGGCGCTGGGTCGACCGGCTCATGTACGGCACGCACGGCGACCCGCGGGCCCTCGCCGCCAGGCTGGCCCAGGAGGTCGGCGAGGCGGAGCCCGCCAACGCGCTCGCCGCCACGGCCGCCGTGATCCGTGAGGGGCTGGGCCTCACCGGCGTCGCGGTCGAGGTGAACGACCCGGGGACCAGGCGGGTGGAGATCGGCCTGCTGGGCCCGGCTCCGCGCGCGGTGCCGCTGATCCGGCATGGCGAACCGGTCGGGCGGCTGCTGCTCGGCTCGCCCGGCCCCCGCAGGTTCGCCGCCGCCCACAACGACCGGCTGATCGCGGTGGTCACGCCGTACATGGCGGACGTGGTGCACGCCGTACGGATGACCGCCGACCTGCAGCGCTCCCGCGAGCGCATCCTCACCGCCCGCGAGGAGGAGCGGCGCCGGCTGCGCCGGGACCTGCACGACGGGCTCGGCCACGCCCTGACCGACATGGCGATGTCGATCAACATGGCCAGGATCAACCTGCGTTCCGCCCCCGCCTCGGCCGACCGGCTCCTGACCGAGCTGCGCACCGGCATGGACGCGGTCGGCCAGGAGATCAGGGAACTGGTGTACGGCCTGCGCCCGCCGACTCTGGACGAGCTCGGCCTGGCGGAAGCCGTACGGGCGCTGGCCGTCGAGGGCGAGCCGCAGGTGGCCGTGGAGACCGAAGGAGACCTGTCCGACCTCCCCGCCGCCGCCGAGGTGGCCGCCTACCGGATCGCGCAGGAGGGGCTCACCAACATCCGCAAGCACGCGCGGGCCCGTTCGGCGACGGTGTCGCTGCGGCGCGGCGAATCACTGGTGGTCCGGGTCCAGGACGACGGCCACGGGCTGCGGACGGGGTCGCGCTCCGGCGTGGGCCTGCTGTCCATGCGCGAGCGCGCCGCCGAGCTCGGTGGCACGTGTGTGATCGGCGAGGCCCCGGGCGGCGGCACGCTGGTGGAGGCCGTCCTGCCGATCCCGGCCGGCCGGATCTGA
- a CDS encoding BTAD domain-containing putative transcriptional regulator: protein MLTFHALGPFKACHGDATLDLGGQRQRAVLARLLVAGGRAVPVSVLIDELWPGEPPAQALSTIQGYVSRLRRALEPGRAPREEAEVLVSAPPGYALRAAPGQVDCWAFENAVKTEGGPAAVWGRLDDALALWRGPALAEFADLPWAMSEAGRLEELRLIAVERRADAGLLLGRSSALVADLEAHASAHPLREEAWRLLALALYHRGRQGDALGALRRARGVLRDELGLDLGATLQRLESDMLSQAPHLDPPAASGETVFVRAAERRAERTAAPADLRVVVADDQALVRTGLRVVLDNEPGFRLVAEAGDGEQAIAAVRETSPDLVLMDIQMPRLDGLTAARRILADPSPPKVIMMTTFGTDDNLYAALRAGVSGFVLKTSAPEQLITALRAAQAGDALIDPAVTTRLIASFAGRTDPLAPPGLAGLGDAELDLMKLVTRGLTNRQIAVTLSVPERAVAQSVSRLLDHLGLFDRAQLVVAAYESGLVSPGGVGR, encoded by the coding sequence ATGCTGACATTTCATGCTCTAGGACCGTTCAAGGCGTGCCACGGCGACGCGACGCTCGACCTCGGCGGCCAACGCCAGCGGGCGGTGCTGGCCCGGCTTCTGGTGGCGGGCGGTCGCGCCGTACCGGTAAGCGTGCTCATCGACGAGCTCTGGCCGGGAGAGCCCCCGGCCCAGGCGCTGTCGACCATCCAGGGCTACGTGTCGCGACTGCGGCGCGCCCTGGAACCCGGCCGCGCGCCCCGCGAGGAGGCGGAGGTGCTGGTCTCCGCCCCACCGGGATACGCGCTGCGCGCCGCCCCCGGCCAGGTGGACTGCTGGGCCTTCGAGAACGCGGTCAAGACGGAGGGCGGGCCGGCCGCCGTGTGGGGGCGGCTGGACGACGCTCTCGCCCTGTGGCGTGGACCCGCGCTGGCCGAGTTCGCCGATCTGCCCTGGGCGATGAGCGAGGCCGGGCGGCTGGAGGAGCTGCGGCTGATCGCGGTCGAGCGCCGCGCCGACGCGGGCCTGCTGCTCGGGCGCTCCAGCGCCCTGGTCGCCGACCTGGAGGCGCACGCCTCGGCCCATCCGCTGCGGGAGGAGGCCTGGCGGCTGCTCGCGCTGGCCCTCTACCACCGCGGCAGGCAGGGCGACGCGCTCGGCGCGCTCCGCCGGGCCAGGGGGGTGCTCCGCGACGAACTCGGTCTCGACCTCGGCGCCACCCTCCAGCGGCTGGAGTCCGACATGCTGTCACAGGCCCCCCATCTGGACCCGCCCGCGGCGTCCGGGGAGACGGTCTTCGTACGCGCCGCCGAACGGCGGGCGGAGCGGACGGCGGCGCCGGCCGACCTGCGCGTCGTGGTGGCCGACGACCAGGCCCTGGTCCGCACCGGCCTGCGGGTCGTGCTGGACAACGAACCCGGCTTCCGCCTCGTGGCCGAGGCCGGAGACGGCGAGCAGGCGATCGCGGCCGTCCGGGAGACCTCACCCGACCTGGTCCTGATGGACATCCAGATGCCCCGGCTGGACGGCCTGACCGCCGCGCGGCGCATCCTCGCCGACCCGTCCCCGCCAAAGGTGATCATGATGACCACGTTCGGCACGGACGACAACCTCTATGCGGCGCTGCGGGCCGGGGTGAGCGGCTTCGTGCTCAAGACCTCGGCTCCCGAGCAGCTCATCACGGCGCTGCGTGCCGCGCAGGCCGGTGACGCGCTGATCGACCCGGCCGTCACCACCCGGCTGATCGCCTCCTTCGCCGGGCGTACCGACCCGCTGGCCCCGCCCGGCCTCGCCGGTCTCGGCGACGCCGAGCTGGACCTGATGAAGCTCGTCACCCGGGGGCTCACCAACCGGCAGATCGCCGTGACCCTGTCGGTCCCCGAGCGTGCGGTGGCACAGTCGGTGTCCCGGCTCCTGGACCACCTGGGACTGTTCGACCGGGCCCAGCTCGTCGTGGCGGCCTACGAGTCGGGGCTGGTCAGTCCGGGCGGCGTGGGCAGATAG